In Microbacterium lushaniae, the following are encoded in one genomic region:
- the nadD gene encoding nicotinate-nucleotide adenylyltransferase, translating into MSGERAPRIGVMGGTFDPIHHGHLVAASEVAQSFDLDEVVFVPTGLPWHKEHVTSSEHRYLMTVVATASNPQFTVSRVDIDRGGVTYTIDTLRDLKAQRPDAELFFISGADAVAQILSWRDHDELWDLAHFVAVSRPGHVLNTEGLPTDDVSQLEIPALSISSTDCRDRVRQGHPVWYLVPDGVVQYIAKHHLYRSKA; encoded by the coding sequence ATGTCGGGGGAGCGCGCGCCGCGGATCGGGGTCATGGGTGGGACGTTCGATCCCATTCACCATGGCCACCTGGTCGCCGCCAGCGAGGTCGCGCAGAGCTTCGACCTCGACGAGGTCGTGTTCGTCCCCACGGGACTGCCGTGGCACAAGGAGCACGTCACCTCCAGCGAGCACCGCTACCTCATGACGGTCGTCGCGACGGCGTCGAACCCGCAGTTCACGGTCAGCCGCGTCGACATCGACCGCGGGGGAGTGACCTACACGATCGACACCCTCCGCGATTTGAAGGCCCAGCGACCCGACGCCGAGCTGTTCTTCATCTCCGGTGCCGACGCGGTGGCGCAGATTCTCAGTTGGAGGGACCATGATGAGTTGTGGGACCTCGCGCACTTCGTCGCAGTCTCACGACCCGGCCACGTACTGAACACGGAAGGCTTGCCCACCGACGACGTCAGCCAACTCGAGATCCCCGCGCTCTCGATCTCGTCGACCGACTGCCGTGATCGCGTGCGTCAAGGTCATCCCGTGTGGTACCTCGTCCCCGACGGGGTCGTCCAGTACATCGCAAAGCATCACCTCTATCGGAGCAAGGCATGA
- a CDS encoding glutamate-5-semialdehyde dehydrogenase, with protein MTTVATSARERMLLAKDASRSIGLLDGATKEQLLHAIAARLEADTDDIVAANAEDLERGREQAIGDALLDRLRLDRPRVAALADAVRAVAELPDPVGRVLDERVLPNGLRLQKVAVPFGVVGTIYEARPNVTVDIAALALRSGNAVVLRGGTAAERTNAALVRSMRGALSELGCDPEAVQTVDEFGRDGARELMRARGIVDVLVPRGSAQLIETVVTESLVPVIETGAGVVHILVDASARADWARDIIVNAKAQRPSVCNAVETVLVHRDAAERVLPGVLAALAEAGVTVHGDESVVRMHPAAVPAGEEDWATEYLSLDLAVRVVDDLDDALEHIRRYSTHHTESIITEDPGHAERFLAEVDSAVVMVNASTRFTDGGEFGFGAEVGISTQKLHARGPMGLAELTSSKWLARGDGQIRA; from the coding sequence ATGACCACCGTCGCCACCTCCGCGCGCGAGCGGATGCTGCTCGCCAAGGACGCGTCACGCTCGATCGGGCTGCTGGACGGAGCGACGAAGGAACAGTTGCTGCACGCGATCGCGGCGCGGCTCGAGGCCGACACCGACGACATCGTCGCGGCCAACGCCGAGGACCTGGAGCGGGGACGCGAGCAGGCCATCGGCGACGCGCTGCTGGACCGGCTGCGCCTTGACCGGCCCCGCGTGGCGGCGCTGGCCGACGCCGTGCGCGCCGTGGCCGAACTGCCCGACCCCGTCGGCAGGGTGCTCGACGAGCGAGTGCTGCCCAACGGCCTGCGCCTGCAGAAGGTGGCAGTGCCGTTCGGTGTCGTGGGCACGATCTACGAGGCGCGCCCGAACGTGACCGTCGACATCGCCGCGCTCGCGCTGCGATCGGGCAACGCCGTGGTCCTGCGCGGCGGCACGGCGGCGGAGCGGACCAACGCGGCGCTCGTGCGCAGCATGCGCGGTGCCCTGAGCGAGCTCGGATGCGACCCCGAAGCGGTGCAGACCGTGGACGAGTTCGGTCGGGACGGGGCGCGCGAACTCATGCGGGCGCGCGGGATCGTCGACGTGCTCGTGCCGCGCGGGAGTGCGCAGCTGATCGAGACCGTCGTGACCGAGTCGCTCGTTCCGGTCATCGAGACCGGTGCCGGCGTCGTGCACATCCTCGTGGACGCCAGCGCACGCGCGGACTGGGCCCGCGACATCATCGTCAACGCCAAGGCGCAGCGGCCGAGCGTGTGCAACGCGGTGGAGACGGTGCTCGTGCACCGCGACGCCGCCGAGCGCGTGCTCCCCGGCGTCCTGGCGGCGCTGGCGGAGGCCGGTGTGACGGTGCACGGAGACGAGTCGGTGGTGCGGATGCATCCCGCCGCCGTCCCCGCCGGCGAGGAGGACTGGGCGACGGAGTACCTCAGTCTTGACCTGGCCGTGCGCGTCGTGGACGATCTGGACGACGCACTGGAGCACATCCGGCGCTACTCGACCCACCACACCGAGTCGATAATCACCGAAGACCCCGGCCACGCCGAGCGGTTCCTGGCGGAGGTGGACTCCGCGGTCGTGATGGTGAACGCCTCGACGCGGTTCACCGACGGCGGGGAGTTCGGTTTCGGCGCCGAGGTCGGGATCTCGACCCAGAAGCTTCACGCCCGCGGACCCATGGGTCTGGCCGAGCTGACCAGTTCCAAGTGGCTGGCGCGCGGTGACGGGCAGATCCGCGCGTGA
- the proB gene encoding glutamate 5-kinase, with translation MTALTRGAIPAADRVVVKVGSSSISGDNAHRIDTIVEALAAAHARGTEIVLVSSGAIATALPFLQLEGRPTDLATQQAAAAVGQNVLMWRYQTSLDRFGLLAGQVLLTAGDLEHPTPRSNARRAMERLLGLRILPIVNENDTVATQEIRFGDNDRLAALVAQLIGADALVLLSDIECLYTRPPGEPGARPIHTIEAGDDMQGYEFGTVVVNSVGTGGAATKVSAARLAAASGVGVLVTSADLVADALGGREVGTWFAPAAVARPAPTGPVGTVAAPRR, from the coding sequence ATGACCGCACTCACGCGCGGCGCGATCCCCGCGGCCGACCGTGTGGTGGTGAAGGTGGGGTCCTCCTCCATCAGCGGTGACAACGCCCATCGCATCGACACCATCGTCGAGGCGCTCGCGGCGGCCCATGCTCGGGGCACGGAGATCGTGCTGGTGTCCTCCGGCGCGATCGCGACCGCTCTGCCTTTCCTCCAGCTCGAGGGCCGCCCCACCGACCTCGCGACCCAGCAGGCGGCCGCCGCCGTGGGCCAGAACGTGCTGATGTGGCGGTACCAGACCTCGCTCGACCGGTTCGGTCTCCTCGCCGGCCAGGTGCTCCTCACCGCCGGCGATCTCGAACACCCCACGCCCCGTTCCAACGCCCGTCGGGCGATGGAGCGACTGCTGGGCCTGCGGATCCTTCCGATCGTCAACGAGAACGACACCGTCGCCACGCAGGAGATCCGCTTCGGCGACAACGACCGTCTCGCGGCGCTGGTGGCCCAGTTGATCGGCGCCGACGCGCTCGTCCTCCTCAGCGACATCGAGTGTCTCTACACCCGGCCCCCCGGGGAGCCCGGGGCACGCCCCATCCACACGATCGAAGCCGGCGACGACATGCAGGGCTACGAGTTCGGCACGGTCGTGGTCAACAGCGTCGGCACCGGGGGAGCGGCGACCAAGGTGTCCGCAGCGCGGCTGGCCGCCGCATCCGGTGTCGGAGTGCTCGTGACCAGCGCCGACCTCGTCGCCGACGCGTTGGGCGGGCGGGAAGTCGGCACGTGGTTCGCTCCGGCCGCCGTCGCCCGCCCCGCGCCCACCGGCCCGGTCGGAACCGTCGCCGCGCCCCGTCGATAG
- the obgE gene encoding GTPase ObgE yields MVTFVDQVTLHLRAGKGGNGCVSVRREKFKPLAGPDGGNGGHGGDVVLVADPQVTTLLSYHHSPHRSAGNGGFGMGDHRSGAAGESLELPVPVGTVVKSPDGETLVDMITPGMRFVAAPGGQGGLGNAALASPKRKAPGFALLGTPGWEGDLVLELKTVADVALVGFPSAGKSSLVAAVSAARPKIADYPFTTLHPNLGVVQAGDVRFTIADVPGLIEGASEGRGLGLEFLRHVERCTVLVHVLDCATLEPGRDPLTDLDVILAELAAYPVPEGQVPLLDRPQVVALNKVDVPEAKDLADLVRPDLEARGLRVFEISTVSRAGLRELTFALGDLIAQHRIDQAAEQPEERIVIRPKGSEREFSVRVEGGSCGPLYRILGDKPVRWVQQTDFQNDEAVGYLADRLERLGIENELFRVGATPGATVVIGEGDGVVFDWQPSLSSAAELMVAPRGSDPRLDDSTRRTTAQRRERYHERMDAKADARAELEAERRAGRDGADG; encoded by the coding sequence ATGGTCACGTTCGTCGACCAGGTGACGCTGCATCTGCGTGCCGGCAAGGGCGGCAACGGCTGCGTGTCGGTGCGCCGCGAGAAGTTCAAACCGCTGGCCGGCCCCGACGGCGGTAACGGCGGACACGGCGGCGACGTCGTGCTCGTCGCCGATCCGCAGGTGACGACGCTGCTGTCCTATCACCACTCGCCGCACCGCTCCGCCGGCAACGGCGGCTTCGGAATGGGCGACCACCGTTCGGGCGCCGCGGGGGAATCCCTCGAGCTTCCCGTGCCCGTGGGCACCGTCGTCAAGTCACCGGACGGCGAGACCCTCGTCGACATGATCACCCCGGGCATGCGCTTCGTCGCCGCCCCGGGTGGGCAGGGCGGGCTCGGCAACGCCGCCCTCGCCTCGCCCAAGCGCAAGGCCCCCGGCTTCGCCCTCCTCGGGACCCCCGGGTGGGAGGGCGACCTCGTCCTGGAACTGAAGACCGTCGCCGACGTGGCGCTGGTCGGATTCCCCTCGGCCGGCAAGTCGAGTCTGGTCGCCGCCGTCTCGGCCGCGCGTCCGAAGATCGCGGACTATCCGTTCACCACCCTGCACCCCAATCTCGGCGTCGTGCAGGCCGGCGATGTGCGCTTCACCATCGCCGACGTCCCCGGCCTCATCGAAGGGGCGAGCGAGGGCCGTGGACTGGGGCTGGAGTTCCTCCGCCACGTCGAGCGATGCACCGTCCTGGTGCACGTCCTGGACTGCGCGACGCTCGAGCCCGGTCGCGACCCCCTCACCGACCTCGATGTCATCCTCGCCGAGCTGGCCGCCTACCCCGTCCCGGAGGGGCAGGTGCCCCTGCTGGATCGGCCTCAGGTGGTCGCCTTGAACAAGGTCGATGTGCCCGAGGCGAAGGATCTCGCCGACCTCGTCCGCCCCGACCTCGAAGCCCGCGGCCTGCGCGTGTTCGAGATCTCCACGGTGAGCCGGGCGGGTCTGCGCGAACTGACCTTCGCGCTGGGCGATCTGATCGCCCAGCACCGCATCGACCAGGCCGCCGAGCAGCCGGAGGAACGCATCGTCATCCGGCCGAAGGGCTCGGAGCGCGAGTTCAGCGTGCGCGTGGAGGGCGGCTCGTGCGGTCCGCTGTACCGCATCCTCGGTGACAAGCCCGTGCGGTGGGTCCAGCAGACCGACTTCCAGAACGACGAAGCGGTGGGCTATCTCGCCGACCGGCTGGAGCGTCTCGGCATCGAGAACGAGCTGTTCCGCGTCGGTGCCACTCCTGGTGCCACCGTCGTCATCGGCGAGGGCGACGGCGTCGTCTTCGACTGGCAGCCCTCGCTGTCCTCGGCCGCGGAGCTCATGGTCGCCCCGCGCGGCAGCGACCCGCGTCTGGACGACAGCACTCGGCGCACCACCGCCCAGCGGCGCGAGCGGTACCACGAGCGCATGGATGCCAAGGCCGACGCGCGCGCCGAGCTCGAAGCGGAAAGGCGTGCGGGCCGAGACGGAGCGGACGGATGA
- the rpmA gene encoding 50S ribosomal protein L27, with protein MAHKKGASSTRNGRDSNAQRLGVKRFGGQVVGAGEIIVRQRGTHFHPGANVGRGGDDTLFALSAGAVEFGSKGGRKVVNIVAAAE; from the coding sequence ATGGCACATAAGAAGGGCGCAAGCTCCACCCGTAACGGTCGCGACTCCAACGCTCAGCGACTGGGCGTCAAGCGCTTCGGCGGCCAGGTCGTCGGCGCCGGCGAGATCATCGTCCGCCAGCGCGGCACCCACTTCCACCCCGGCGCCAACGTCGGTCGTGGCGGGGACGACACGCTCTTCGCGCTGTCGGCCGGCGCTGTCGAGTTCGGCAGCAAGGGCGGCCGCAAGGTCGTCAACATCGTCGCCGCCGCGGAGTGA
- the rplU gene encoding 50S ribosomal protein L21, with product MVYAVVRAGGRQEKVEVGSVVVLDRLAASVGDKVQLPAVLLVDGDAVTTDAEKLAKVSVTAEVLGEERGPKIVIQKFKNKTGYKKRQGHRQDLTRVKITGIK from the coding sequence GTGGTTTACGCAGTTGTGCGCGCCGGCGGCCGGCAGGAGAAGGTCGAGGTCGGCTCGGTGGTCGTTCTCGACCGCCTCGCCGCATCGGTGGGCGACAAGGTGCAGCTTCCCGCGGTTCTCCTCGTCGACGGTGACGCTGTCACGACCGATGCCGAGAAGCTCGCGAAGGTGAGCGTCACCGCCGAGGTTCTCGGCGAAGAGCGCGGCCCGAAGATCGTGATCCAGAAGTTCAAGAACAAGACCGGTTACAAGAAGCGCCAGGGGCACCGCCAGGACCTCACGCGCGTCAAGATCACCGGCATCAAGTAA